A window of the Brachybacterium sacelli genome harbors these coding sequences:
- a CDS encoding circularly permuted type 2 ATP-grasp protein, which translates to MSASSLFRRVETGSGCDEMFAPDGSVRSTYAALHDALAGLGPEEFRARSESLAHSYLDQGITFDYAGEERPFPIDAIPRVIAADEWSGVSRGVAQRVRALEHFLDDLYTDQRVIADGVIPVELVSSSSSLVEVMRGYRPPNGVRIHISGIDLVRDGDGEFRVLEDNVRTPSGVSYVLSNRRAMAQTFPELFAHRPVRRVGEYPGRLLSALQAAAPDTAGEEPTVVVLTPGRYNSAYFEHSLLARTMGIDLVEADDLVARNERIYMRTTAGLRRVDVIYKRTDDDFLDPEVFRPDSVLGVPGLVRAILAGNVVVSNALGNGIGDDKLTYTYVPALIRYYLGQDPILPNVDTWRLEEPDSLVEVLDRLDELVVKPVDGSGGKGIVIGPAATREELDALRERLLTDPRGWIAQPVVQLSTIPTLVDEGPEARHVDLRPFALNSGDEVWVLPGGLTRVALPRGEMIVNSSRGGGSKDTWVLAAARAAAAVPGSGRAPDGTVAPPDERIEDPLDEDYDGFDDLPEERTELPAQQPDPVTSAIPMLDHDDLDDAEEGDHDAQSDR; encoded by the coding sequence ATGTCAGCCAGCTCTCTGTTCCGCCGTGTCGAGACGGGCTCGGGCTGCGACGAGATGTTCGCGCCCGACGGGTCGGTGCGGTCCACCTATGCGGCGCTGCACGACGCTCTCGCGGGCCTGGGCCCCGAGGAGTTCCGCGCACGCTCGGAATCCCTCGCGCACAGCTACCTCGACCAGGGCATCACCTTCGACTACGCGGGGGAGGAGAGACCGTTCCCGATCGACGCGATCCCGCGCGTGATCGCCGCTGACGAATGGTCCGGTGTCTCCCGAGGCGTCGCCCAGCGCGTGCGTGCCCTGGAGCACTTCCTCGACGACCTCTACACCGACCAGCGGGTCATCGCCGACGGGGTGATCCCCGTCGAGCTCGTCAGCTCCTCGAGCTCCCTCGTCGAGGTCATGCGCGGCTACCGTCCCCCCAACGGCGTGCGCATCCACATCTCCGGCATCGACCTGGTCCGCGACGGCGACGGGGAGTTCCGGGTGCTCGAGGACAACGTGCGCACCCCCAGCGGAGTCAGCTATGTGCTCTCGAACCGCCGCGCGATGGCCCAGACCTTCCCGGAGCTGTTCGCCCACCGGCCGGTGCGACGGGTCGGGGAGTACCCGGGTCGCCTGCTCAGCGCCCTGCAGGCCGCCGCCCCCGACACCGCGGGGGAGGAGCCCACCGTGGTGGTGCTCACCCCGGGCCGGTACAACAGCGCCTACTTCGAGCACTCCCTGCTGGCCCGCACCATGGGCATCGACCTGGTGGAGGCCGACGACCTCGTCGCCCGCAACGAGCGCATCTACATGCGCACCACCGCCGGACTGCGTCGCGTGGACGTCATCTACAAGCGCACCGACGACGACTTCCTGGACCCCGAGGTGTTCCGCCCCGACTCGGTGCTGGGGGTGCCCGGCCTGGTCCGTGCGATCCTCGCCGGCAACGTCGTGGTCTCCAACGCTCTCGGCAACGGCATCGGCGACGACAAGCTCACGTACACCTACGTGCCCGCTCTGATCCGTTACTACCTGGGCCAGGACCCGATCCTGCCCAATGTCGACACCTGGCGCCTGGAGGAGCCGGACTCCCTGGTCGAGGTGCTGGATCGTCTCGACGAACTGGTGGTCAAGCCGGTCGACGGCTCCGGCGGCAAGGGGATCGTCATCGGTCCGGCCGCCACCCGGGAGGAGCTCGACGCCCTGCGCGAGCGGCTCCTGACCGATCCGCGGGGGTGGATCGCCCAGCCCGTCGTGCAGCTGTCGACCATCCCCACCCTGGTCGACGAGGGCCCGGAGGCGCGGCACGTGGACCTGCGACCCTTCGCGCTGAACAGCGGCGACGAGGTCTGGGTGCTGCCCGGCGGTCTCACCCGGGTCGCCCTGCCCCGCGGAGAGATGATCGTGAACTCCTCCCGCGGCGGAGGCTCGAAGGACACCTGGGTGCTCGCGGCCGCACGGGCCGCCGCGGCGGTGCCCGGGTCGGGCCGGGCACCCGACGGGACCGTCGCCCCGCCCGACGAGCGGATCGAGGATCCCCTCGACGAGGACTACGACGGGTTCGACGACCTTCCCGAGGAGCGCACGGAGCTGCCGGCGCAGCAGCCCGACCCCGTGACCTCGGCGATCCCGATGCTCGATCACGACGACCTCGACGACGCCGAGGAGGGGGACCATGATGCTCAGTCGGATCGCTGA
- the holA gene encoding DNA polymerase III subunit delta — MSDVEWHSVALAPIVLVHGTETLIAERAVRRLRTLAKEADPSVAVHDLSGEAAGPGALTQVASPSLFGEPRFVLVPDLQSAPDALVLEIQEYVKNPEPEVALVLVHRGGNRGKKLLDVLKMAGVPRVDASPVKRAGDKQAFVAAEFARAERRIQPEAVAALVDAFGTDLAELAAISRQLIEDTTPDEGQQAPRITAQDVHAVTAGRVESTAFAVADAAIAGKEQEALQLLAQAQLAGADPVPIVAAIASKMRSLAKVTASGASPRSLGMPDWMLRNLSREARSWTDRSLARSLEAVARADHEVKGAGRDPRWSVQHMVMEICRARRAR, encoded by the coding sequence GTGAGCGATGTCGAGTGGCACAGCGTCGCCCTCGCACCGATCGTGCTCGTCCACGGCACAGAGACGCTGATCGCCGAGCGCGCCGTGCGACGGCTGCGGACGCTCGCCAAGGAGGCCGACCCGTCGGTCGCGGTCCACGACCTCTCCGGGGAGGCCGCCGGTCCCGGCGCCCTCACCCAGGTCGCCAGCCCCTCCCTCTTCGGCGAGCCGCGCTTCGTGCTCGTGCCCGATCTGCAGTCCGCACCGGACGCCCTCGTGCTCGAGATCCAGGAGTACGTGAAGAACCCCGAGCCCGAGGTCGCCCTCGTGCTCGTCCACCGCGGCGGCAACCGCGGCAAGAAGCTCCTGGATGTCCTGAAGATGGCGGGAGTCCCCCGGGTCGACGCGAGCCCGGTCAAGCGCGCCGGCGACAAGCAGGCCTTCGTAGCCGCGGAGTTCGCCCGGGCAGAGCGCCGTATCCAGCCCGAGGCGGTGGCCGCCCTGGTCGACGCCTTCGGCACCGACCTGGCCGAGCTCGCGGCCATCAGCCGCCAGCTCATCGAGGACACCACCCCGGACGAGGGACAGCAGGCGCCCCGGATCACCGCGCAGGACGTGCACGCCGTGACCGCGGGCCGGGTGGAGTCCACCGCCTTCGCCGTGGCCGATGCCGCGATCGCCGGCAAGGAGCAGGAGGCCCTCCAGCTGCTGGCTCAGGCCCAGCTCGCCGGAGCCGACCCGGTGCCGATCGTCGCCGCGATCGCCTCCAAGATGCGCTCGCTCGCGAAGGTGACCGCGTCCGGGGCGAGCCCCCGCAGCCTCGGCATGCCCGACTGGATGCTCCGCAACCTCTCGCGCGAGGCGAGGAGCTGGACCGATCGCTCCCTGGCCCGCTCCCTCGAGGCCGTCGCCCGCGCCGATCACGAGGTCAAGGGTGCCGGGCGCGATCCACGGTGGTCCGTGCAGCACATGGTGATGGAGATCTGTCGTGCCCGCCGGGCGCGCTGA
- a CDS encoding vitamin K epoxide reductase family protein encodes MSQNAPAPEPDGAEPAEPTEAELLAEIDAELAAERSATQRAGARLTGAVLLIGGIIGWIAALALQIDKDYLLAHPGESLACDINPFISCGNVMMTWQASALGIPNQAIGLAGFGIMAAIGSLMLSGAHLPTWFRWARLGGMTFAFGYIHFLAISAIYLIRALCPWCMVIWAVTAPMFFANLAHQIESGDVRVPGLLGRVLRHWVLLSLAWYALVILAILAGFWRQWLAMAGLL; translated from the coding sequence ATGAGTCAGAACGCCCCCGCCCCTGAACCCGACGGCGCCGAGCCCGCCGAGCCCACCGAGGCCGAGCTGCTGGCGGAGATCGACGCCGAGCTCGCCGCCGAACGCTCCGCGACGCAGCGGGCCGGGGCGCGGCTGACCGGTGCTGTGCTGCTGATCGGCGGGATCATCGGCTGGATCGCGGCGCTCGCGCTGCAGATCGACAAGGACTACCTGCTCGCGCACCCCGGGGAATCCCTGGCCTGCGACATCAACCCGTTTATCTCCTGCGGCAACGTGATGATGACCTGGCAGGCCTCCGCCCTGGGCATTCCCAACCAGGCGATCGGGCTCGCCGGCTTCGGGATCATGGCGGCGATCGGCTCGCTCATGCTCAGCGGCGCCCACCTGCCCACCTGGTTCCGCTGGGCCCGCCTGGGCGGTATGACCTTCGCGTTCGGGTACATCCACTTCCTGGCGATCTCGGCCATCTATCTGATCCGGGCGCTGTGCCCCTGGTGCATGGTGATCTGGGCCGTGACCGCCCCGATGTTCTTCGCGAACCTCGCCCATCAGATCGAGAGCGGCGACGTGCGGGTTCCCGGCCTGCTCGGGCGCGTGCTGCGCCACTGGGTGCTCCTGTCCCTGGCCTGGTATGCGCTGGTGATCCTCGCGATCCTCGCCGGCTTCTGGCGGCAATGGCTCGCGATGGCCGGGCTGCTCTGA
- the rpsT gene encoding 30S ribosomal protein S20: protein MANIKSQIKRNKTNEKARLRNRAVKSELKTHIRKVRAAVTTGDPAAADEALKVASRKLDKAVSKGVIHQNQAANRKSGLAKLVAGAR, encoded by the coding sequence GTGGCAAACATCAAGTCCCAGATCAAGCGGAACAAGACCAACGAGAAGGCGCGTCTGCGCAACCGGGCTGTGAAGTCCGAGCTCAAGACGCACATCCGCAAGGTCCGCGCCGCCGTCACCACCGGTGACCCCGCCGCGGCCGACGAGGCCCTCAAGGTCGCCTCCCGCAAGCTCGACAAGGCCGTCTCCAAGGGCGTCATCCACCAGAACCAGGCCGCGAACCGCAAGTCCGGTCTCGCGAAGCTGGTCGCCGGCGCTCGGTGA
- a CDS encoding type II toxin-antitoxin system PemK/MazF family toxin, producing MSLLTRLTSVLRTASRSPAVRRGARDLARTAVRAARRPSTDGAGDAALAEAAGALRDREPSRPPEIAYAPHEDDRPDPGEVVWAFVPYEEDITRGKDRPVLVLAREDASTGGSDGSGEVLVALMLTSRDRAASGEVTTDEHGSTWVDIGAGDSDRQSRPSEVRADRLLRLDPDAVRREGGRLDEQRFTRVAEAVRRVHDRRD from the coding sequence ATGTCCCTTCTGACCCGCCTCACCTCCGTGCTCCGCACCGCCTCGCGCTCCCCCGCCGTGCGTCGCGGGGCGCGGGACCTCGCTCGCACCGCGGTCCGCGCCGCCCGCCGGCCGAGCACCGACGGCGCCGGCGACGCTGCCCTCGCCGAGGCCGCCGGGGCGCTGCGGGACCGGGAGCCGTCCCGTCCGCCCGAGATCGCCTACGCCCCCCACGAGGACGACCGCCCGGATCCGGGCGAGGTGGTGTGGGCCTTCGTGCCCTACGAGGAGGACATCACTCGCGGCAAGGACCGCCCGGTGCTGGTCCTGGCCCGGGAGGATGCCTCCACCGGCGGCTCCGACGGGTCCGGCGAGGTGCTGGTGGCGCTGATGCTCACCTCCCGCGACCGGGCCGCATCCGGCGAGGTGACCACCGATGAGCACGGGTCCACCTGGGTCGACATCGGTGCCGGGGACTCGGACCGGCAGAGCCGGCCCTCCGAGGTGCGGGCCGATCGTCTGCTGCGGCTGGATCCTGACGCAGTGCGCCGCGAGGGCGGACGTCTGGACGAGCAGCGCTTCACCCGGGTGGCCGAGGCGGTGCGCAGGGTGCACGACCGACGGGACTGA
- a CDS encoding ComEC/Rec2 family competence protein: MTSADLRLLPAATCVWALAVLGVTAGTAAAVAGGALLIAGVLTALLLTGGMRTRHGLLAHLGIIALAGVLLFPALERHGGSDRQLEDAAGDGLIVELTVIAGEDPAPPEAGPAWARSGMQMMARTVAGPARLGREQAELPASLPLLVRAEGESADALARIRDGQAIRVRGVPSTSGDLLVLRATEVSPAETAAGSERLRAARAALRDRAREHTAHLPDDEAALVRGMTTGDTSGLGAETEEMMRRAGISHLVAVSGANIALVLAAVLGPLLLAGVRRRPRLAVAGAVMAGYVWLVGDEPSVQRAATMAAPLLAARFAGVRASPVAALALTVALWSVLDPVTAASVGFLLSALATAAILLAAPPVAGVLRELSGERLGRTPALVIAVPLVAQLACTPLLILLTPEVSVWAVPVNLLVGPLVGPTTVIGLLALVIGLFWPAAAQALDSVAAGGAHLVLLIARTADSLPGSRIAVPEGGTGALLAVAVLLGLTLAIAARRVPLVRWVTAAVLVAALAPGIGRILPGGSVPGWTLAVCAVGQGDALLLRATGDPQRAPTVLIDTGPDPAALGRCLDRLQVATIDLLVLTHPHLDHTGGRTALTGARAPEAQWICPLPEAADEAVPGVPATVATAGRTWRESGIALEVLWPGSAEDAVAATAREEGSGEGDAANDCSVVLAATWADGTRLVSLGDLEPAAQAELLTADPGPADIVKVAHHGSRRQDEDLYRLLDPELALITVGRENTFGHPTDEVLGLLRSLGTPVIRTDVHGTVVLSAAGPDTARSVGPAR, translated from the coding sequence ATGACCTCCGCCGATCTCCGCCTCCTCCCGGCCGCGACCTGCGTCTGGGCCCTGGCCGTGCTCGGTGTCACCGCAGGGACGGCGGCGGCGGTCGCCGGCGGCGCCCTGCTGATCGCCGGGGTGCTGACCGCCCTCCTGCTCACCGGTGGGATGCGCACCCGGCACGGACTGCTCGCCCATCTCGGGATCATCGCCCTGGCCGGGGTGCTGCTGTTCCCCGCCCTGGAACGCCACGGCGGCAGCGACCGGCAGCTCGAGGACGCGGCCGGTGACGGCCTGATCGTCGAGCTCACCGTGATCGCGGGGGAGGATCCTGCCCCTCCCGAGGCCGGCCCCGCCTGGGCCCGCAGCGGGATGCAGATGATGGCGCGCACCGTGGCCGGTCCCGCGCGACTGGGACGCGAGCAGGCCGAGCTGCCCGCCTCGCTGCCGCTGCTGGTGCGCGCCGAGGGGGAGAGCGCCGACGCCCTGGCCCGGATCCGGGACGGACAGGCGATCCGCGTGCGCGGCGTCCCGAGCACCAGCGGCGATCTGCTCGTGCTGCGAGCCACCGAGGTCTCCCCGGCCGAGACCGCGGCCGGGTCCGAGCGGCTCCGTGCTGCCCGCGCGGCGCTGCGGGACCGGGCCCGTGAGCACACCGCCCATCTGCCGGACGACGAGGCTGCTCTGGTGCGGGGCATGACCACGGGGGACACCTCCGGGCTCGGTGCGGAGACGGAGGAGATGATGCGGCGCGCGGGGATCTCGCACCTGGTCGCGGTCTCCGGGGCGAACATCGCCCTGGTGCTCGCCGCGGTGCTGGGGCCCCTCCTGCTGGCCGGGGTCCGGCGCCGCCCCCGGCTCGCCGTGGCCGGCGCGGTGATGGCGGGCTACGTCTGGCTGGTCGGGGACGAGCCCAGCGTCCAGCGCGCCGCCACCATGGCCGCCCCGCTGCTGGCCGCCCGCTTCGCCGGGGTGAGGGCCTCCCCGGTCGCGGCACTCGCCCTCACCGTCGCCCTGTGGTCGGTGCTCGACCCGGTCACCGCCGCCTCGGTCGGCTTCCTGCTGTCCGCCCTCGCCACCGCAGCGATCCTCCTGGCCGCGCCCCCGGTCGCGGGTGTGCTCCGCGAGCTCAGCGGCGAGCGGCTGGGCAGGACGCCGGCGCTGGTGATCGCGGTGCCGCTGGTCGCGCAGCTCGCGTGCACGCCCCTGCTGATCCTGCTGACCCCCGAGGTCTCGGTCTGGGCGGTGCCGGTCAACCTGCTGGTCGGGCCCCTCGTCGGCCCCACCACCGTGATCGGGCTGCTGGCCCTCGTGATCGGCCTGTTCTGGCCCGCGGCGGCGCAGGCCCTGGACTCGGTCGCCGCCGGGGGAGCGCACCTGGTGCTGCTCATCGCGCGCACCGCGGACTCCCTGCCCGGCTCCCGGATCGCCGTACCCGAGGGCGGGACGGGAGCCCTGCTGGCCGTCGCGGTGCTGCTCGGCCTGACCCTCGCGATCGCCGCCCGCCGGGTGCCGCTCGTGCGCTGGGTGACCGCTGCGGTGCTGGTGGCCGCGCTGGCCCCGGGCATCGGCCGGATCCTCCCGGGCGGGAGCGTGCCGGGGTGGACCCTCGCCGTCTGCGCCGTCGGTCAGGGGGATGCCCTGCTGCTGCGAGCCACCGGTGACCCGCAGCGTGCGCCGACCGTGCTCATCGACACCGGGCCGGATCCCGCTGCACTGGGCCGCTGTCTGGATCGTCTGCAGGTCGCGACCATCGACCTGCTGGTCCTCACCCACCCCCATCTCGACCACACCGGCGGTCGTACGGCTCTGACCGGAGCCCGCGCTCCCGAGGCGCAGTGGATCTGCCCGCTGCCGGAGGCCGCGGACGAGGCCGTCCCCGGCGTCCCGGCGACCGTGGCCACCGCCGGGCGCACCTGGCGGGAGAGCGGCATCGCCCTGGAGGTGCTGTGGCCGGGCTCGGCCGAGGACGCCGTCGCCGCCACCGCCCGCGAAGAGGGCTCGGGGGAAGGGGACGCCGCCAACGACTGCTCCGTCGTCCTGGCGGCGACCTGGGCCGACGGCACCCGTCTGGTCTCGCTCGGGGACCTCGAGCCCGCGGCCCAGGCGGAGCTGCTCACCGCAGACCCGGGGCCCGCCGACATCGTCAAGGTCGCCCATCACGGCTCCCGCCGTCAGGACGAGGACCTGTACCGCCTCCTCGACCCGGAGCTCGCGCTGATCACCGTCGGCCGGGAGAACACCTTCGGCCACCCCACCGACGAGGTGCTCGGTCTGCTCCGCTCCCTGGGCACCCCGGTGATCCGCACCGACGTCCACGGCACCGTCGTCCTGTCCGCCGCGGGGCCCGACACGGCACGATCCGTCGGCCCGGCCCGATAG
- a CDS encoding alpha-E domain-containing protein produces the protein MMLSRIADSVFWIGRYVERADQTARILDVMLQSITEDASQDEHLACSGVYEIFGVAEPVEADLRVQRVLDLLVTDRQNPSSVAGALQIARENARGAREVLTTEVWESLNSTTLGMPRGVRPSRMHGAFQFAKDRCAVVNGLVDASMTRDEAWLFLRIGQLLERVDMIARILQAHDLEDSSDGATVMLLRSCSAHEAYIRSYRGRVRAAQAIEFLLLDSIFPRSAAHCLLEIDEALETLAKLHGSSFDRMGTSEPGRRIVGRATASLRFRSLEDIVADFDEEMEQLQRVTGAITRSLGSTYFHPAN, from the coding sequence ATGATGCTCAGTCGGATCGCTGATTCCGTGTTCTGGATCGGCCGTTACGTCGAGCGCGCCGACCAGACCGCCCGCATCCTCGACGTGATGCTGCAGTCGATCACCGAGGACGCCTCCCAGGACGAGCACCTCGCCTGCAGCGGCGTCTACGAGATCTTCGGTGTCGCCGAGCCGGTGGAGGCCGACCTCAGGGTGCAGCGGGTGCTGGACCTCCTGGTCACCGACCGGCAGAACCCCTCCTCGGTGGCCGGAGCACTGCAGATCGCCCGCGAGAACGCCCGGGGTGCCCGCGAGGTGCTGACCACCGAGGTGTGGGAATCGCTGAACAGCACCACGCTGGGGATGCCCCGTGGGGTGCGGCCCTCCCGCATGCACGGCGCCTTCCAGTTCGCCAAGGACCGCTGCGCCGTGGTCAACGGACTGGTCGACGCCTCCATGACCCGCGACGAGGCCTGGCTGTTCCTGCGGATCGGCCAGCTGCTGGAGCGGGTCGACATGATCGCCCGGATCCTGCAGGCCCACGACCTGGAGGACTCCTCCGACGGTGCGACCGTGATGCTGCTGCGCAGCTGCAGCGCCCACGAGGCCTACATCCGCTCCTACCGCGGGCGGGTGCGGGCCGCCCAGGCGATCGAGTTCCTCCTGCTGGATTCGATCTTCCCCCGCTCCGCCGCCCACTGCCTGCTCGAGATCGACGAGGCTCTCGAGACCCTCGCCAAGCTCCACGGCAGCAGTTTCGACCGGATGGGGACCTCGGAGCCCGGCCGTCGCATCGTCGGCCGGGCGACGGCCAGCCTGCGCTTCCGCTCGCTCGAGGACATCGTCGCGGACTTCGACGAGGAGATGGAGCAGCTGCAGAGGGTCACCGGCGCCATCACCCGCTCGCTCGGCAGCACCTACTTCCACCCCGCGAACTGA
- a CDS encoding ComEA family DNA-binding protein yields the protein MGAHAGSGGGSRGRAGRHRRTGQALVERRDHTDGDRPRRLALPSPSPSALVGIAVLVLIAVGVIHLSGAGSAVPLETPPVTAAETSAETPRETAGDPSDGGGDGEDGEDGGDTASSAAPSGPAELLVHVSGAVATPGVVRLPAGARVDDALRAADGASEDAELSAVNLARPVADGEQIHVPRPGEEPPVPAAGSPDDAGATGEPADDTGADGGPIDLNSASAAELEELPGVGPAIAQRIVEHREKNGPFASVDDLLEVSGIGPATLEEIRAQAAV from the coding sequence ATGGGAGCACACGCAGGATCCGGCGGCGGAAGTCGCGGCCGGGCCGGGCGGCACCGCCGCACCGGTCAGGCCCTCGTCGAGCGCCGCGACCACACGGACGGCGACCGCCCTCGTCGCCTCGCGCTGCCGTCCCCCTCGCCCTCCGCGCTGGTGGGCATCGCCGTGCTCGTGCTCATCGCCGTGGGCGTCATCCACCTCTCCGGAGCGGGCTCCGCCGTCCCGCTGGAGACCCCGCCCGTGACCGCGGCGGAGACGAGTGCGGAGACGCCGCGCGAGACCGCGGGCGACCCCTCGGACGGCGGCGGGGACGGTGAGGACGGCGAGGACGGCGGGGACACCGCGAGCTCCGCGGCGCCCTCCGGTCCCGCCGAGCTCCTGGTGCACGTCTCCGGGGCGGTGGCGACACCGGGCGTGGTGCGCCTGCCCGCCGGAGCGCGCGTGGACGACGCGCTGCGCGCTGCGGATGGGGCGAGCGAGGACGCGGAGCTCTCCGCGGTGAATCTGGCCCGACCGGTGGCCGATGGGGAGCAGATCCACGTGCCCCGTCCCGGTGAGGAGCCGCCGGTCCCCGCCGCAGGCAGCCCCGACGATGCCGGGGCGACGGGGGAGCCGGCCGACGACACGGGAGCCGACGGCGGCCCGATCGACCTCAACTCCGCGAGCGCCGCCGAGCTGGAGGAGCTGCCGGGTGTCGGTCCCGCGATCGCCCAGCGCATCGTCGAGCACCGTGAGAAGAACGGCCCCTTCGCCTCGGTCGACGACCTGCTCGAGGTCTCCGGGATCGGCCCCGCCACGCTCGAGGAGATCCGCGCACAGGCAGCCGTATGA